In Rhipicephalus sanguineus isolate Rsan-2018 chromosome 1, BIME_Rsan_1.4, whole genome shotgun sequence, the DNA window cgctcactgacgcagttcgcttacgctatggaagcgcgcgccggttgcgctgctgccggtgagtcgagcagcgattcttccgatgcggagctattccccaagtgccgaatcagaatctgattaattggatttcagttcgtcagacgaggattttttgacgagttccgactccgatgacgatcaaggagcgacatctgaaacgcgtgcgcggggagccatgcttcaaagactatcacacgctgaaaagtttttagtgttagagcacgagcgtttttaaccggaaacgtactctggtgcgcttaattttgtatgtttgtgagctatgtttaatacaatgcataatttttattcataaaaaactgtgaagctttatttttaggattctgcttgattttactacgaataaaccatatgtatgtaacaacaaaactgatttttttgtcactttacggtcacgaaaaaaaattttagactctttttttcttaaatagaatcgtttgaagaatttatttcaggaatAAAAAatttacacatttttggactggatttcacgaaaaaattcgatcctcaaagggttaaacgaGAGTATGACACCGGTGTAAACTGCATAAGAGTATTGGGAATCTCATCAAACGCTAATTTATCACATGGATAAACAGCACACTCATACCTTTTCCTTCATCGGAAATGTACTCGGCAGACTTGATGTCCAGGTCAAGTGAATTGAGGACGAAGACATCACTTGACTCTAGGATCTGCAATTTTTCAGAATGCaatcgtaataataataaaaaaacacacatCAGCTAAAATGAGACGGTAACATCTCAAAGTAATAGCTGCAAACCGAGTATTTTACGAcccggggggcaggggggggggggggagtaactCGCAATTCGAGGATTCAAACGTCCCGCCATAGAGATAAAAGTATGCGCTTAAAAATGTCCCGCTAAATACAGATTCCAGAACTTATACATAAATATGCAATAGGAAAGATGCATTTGATGCTAACGTATGGCGCACGGAagtttttaattattgaatttCCATAAATTGGGCACGTAGATCAAAAGCGTTGGCGTTTTATATGCAGCGAACGAAGTTACAAAATTTAATTAACTAAGGAGAAGATTGTTACACGTAGTGTTTTATAAAAACAACAGGAACTAGTCGAAGATCGAATTGAATGCCTagcaaaaatgaaatgagagaaGAAAAGTGGCGAAACTGTTTCCTGCGCGGTCTGTCGGCAGTCACGAGGTGGAACTCGAAGATTAATATCAAACGCAGAAATGGCGGAATACTTGCCTGTAATGTCACGACTGTTCGGCCGTCAAATGCGAGCTTCTTCAGGTCGGGCTTCAGCTCAATCTTGTAGTTCACCGGCTTAACATTAGCAGGCAGGCGGTCTGATCGGCTCTCGCCAGACATTGCGGTGTTCCTGAGGACGCTAGAACGTACGAGGCACAGCACTTCTAGCTACGGACGCACGTCAGGACCCTTCAGGGACGCATCACAAATTGCTAATTACCACAATGATCGGCAGATCCTCAGGCGCGCGCTGGTCTCTTGAACGCGACAGGCCACCGCAGAACGTGCGAGGAGTCCGCCGCAACGAGACACCACACAGTCGAAGCAGCGAGGCACGCGCACTGCAGAAACGAGCATATCTCTAGAAGCCTGCTATGGAGCCGCAGCAAAGTTTTACAGTTTGGTCGAGCTTCTTTTCGCACAACTTTAATTGTAATGAGGCTGAAGACAATAGCCCTCCCGAACAAAATTAAGAAAAATTCCAAGTACATACAATGGTGTTTACGCAACTACGGCCGGTAGTGTCGCGGCAGAtttctttcttaaaaaaaaagaaaacaccccaTTTCAGAAGTCTCCGGAACAACTAAAAACTTTATAAAGTTATGCTGGTAATATTAACTTAAAGTTAAACCTAAATTTAgctattttcttctcttttttttatcgGTCAGATAAAACGAAGTCGATGAAGTTTTGCGAGTCAATCCAAGTCGGGTTATGTCATACTATGACTTCAAGTATGGATGGTAGGCGTCTCAAGCGCTGTAGCAGCGCTGCAACTTCAAGCAGTCTGCCTGGTGCTGCTTGGCCCCGTAATAGTTCTGAATTATTCCTGTCGTCTGCAATGGCTTCTATAATACCAGAGATACGGATCTACTCTCCCTCTGATAAAGGCGACGACACCTCCGACTCTGAGCGCAGCAGAATAACCGGAGACGCGAGTGACCGTAAGAGTGCTATGCTGTTCCGCGGATCTTGTGAAGTGTTTTCAGGCGACAGTTCGAACATGGTGCCCTGGCTGAACACATTTAACATGCGGCCGTATAATCTATCGTGCTTGCCGTCTACCATGTCCTATCGGCCTTCCTGTCGGTCTCAGTCTGTGGCCATTAGTCGTGCAAAACTGGGGTGCATCACGAGTTCCGCAAAATCGCTCGACGTGCTACGCCAGAATTTGCAGAAGAGCATCAACCGCGAAATAGACGAAATACTACAGCGGTATTTGGAGAAATTCTTCAAGCCAGGTCTGGAGAACGTGCGCATCAACAACGGCGAGCACTCGATATCGGAGCAACACATCCAAGCCGTGTGCCGGCAGATCTTGGAAGAAGCCAAGAAGATGTACCACGGTAGCTACACTCGGGGAAACAGCCCGACCTCCGACTACAACATTGACTCGGGCCGCAACAGTCCATCAGACCTGAAGTTGGGTAGGTTCTTGGGTAAGCATGCGGTGACGGGCCGCAAGAGACGCGACAACTCGGACTCCGACTCTGAAGCGAGTTTGCAGCtggtgaagaagaagaaagggCGACCGCCACTGCATCAGGGCGGAGTGCTGTCGGGTCGGTCGACGCCGTGCAAGCTGAAGGCGGATGCAGTGAAGCGGGAAGGGCCAAAGTGGGATCCGGCGCGACTGCAGCCGAACTCGCAATTTATCATGGGTGCCAAGGCGAACAAGGCGCTGGGTTTGGGCGCCACGCGAGGTCGTCTCTACATCAAGCACCCGGAGGTGTTCAAGTACTCCGGTGACCAGGAAGACAAGCAGTGGCTGTACGAGCACAACCAGATGCCGGCCACAGGGGGCAAGGCCTACATGCTGCTCGTCGAGGACATTCGCGAGTTGGCCGAGACGGACGAATACCGCGGTAGCCCAGGACTCATGCTGGACGAGATCGTCGGCTTCTCTGTGCCGGAGAGCATGCTGGCCAAGATGCAGGCCGCCATGCTTGCCATGAGGACCGACCTGCCGGCCGGGTCGCGTCGTCGTGGGCCACGACCCAGTGGCGACCCGCGGCACGACGACGGCTCGGCGTCTCCCGCCGAGGAGCCACTGGGCGCGTCGCCGTTCGGTCAGGGCTTCGAGGACGTCTCGCCGGCTGCCTCGGACGTGAGCGCCACGTTGGAGCCGCCCCTGACTGCTCCCTTCGAGCTGGTCTTAAGCCCATGAGTGCCATGCACATTTGTTGCTGTGATTGCAGGGCTACACACTAGCAGTGGCTACGACGATCTAAAAAATTGCTCCTTGTAAAAGGCTGTGTTTTAACCTTAATTGTTTAGGACTGGCAACAATTATTTGCGACCTGGTCGGCTTGGGAAAGCAGTTCATAGCTTTCCGTGTAAGTATTTTTTGTGTGCCACACctttttctttgcttgttttcttttctgtatATACTTCTGTGAGATGTAGTATCCTTACACTCCACTTTATGCATTTTAGCTGCAGAGCACCAATGAAATTATGATACCACGATCATTAAGAGTTACCGGTGTTTTAATAGTCATGCTTTCGTGAGGTTTGAATGTGTCAGTAAGTGGTACGTTATCCGGGTATAAACTCTTAAACATGAGCACAGTTGTTGAAACAGTTTTTACATGCTCACTGTGGGAGCAGGAATCATGGACTTCATTAAGAAAAATTAATGGCTTGAGATCTCAGTCATGATCTCAGGCATGTGAAGTGTGCACAGCTGTCCATGTGGCACTTCACTGACAACTTGCCTGCATTGTATGAAGGGAACCAATATTTCAGACGGTTTTTTTATGTGACATTCACGGAAGCTTTTGTTGCTCTGAGGTTACATCTATGATtgttaaaaagaaaaatgtaGTGATGCAGTAAGGGCTCCAGTGGGACCTGGCACAGCTGTAGCAAAGCTCTCATTTTATCATGGGTCTCAAGGCGAACACGGCTCCGGGTTTGGGCACCCCATATCCATGATGTCACTTTTAGCATTAGACAACCATTTGCTACAGCATGTCACCTTTTGTTTGCATTTAGGCCACGTGACATATCGTACTGGAAAAATTTTGCTAGCAGATCAGTAATGCATGCATGTTTAGAGTGAGCAAAAATTGTGCTAATATGTGTAGTTTAGGTACCATGTGTACTATCCTGCTTAATATGAGCTACATCACACAagtgcgtggccgagcgctctgcaaggttgtacagtggcgccgatcatggcatattttcaagttatcgggagagagtttggctgctcatGCAAGcacgcatcgcccccacttgcttgctttcacccttgaagttattttcgaagctgatatcacagCAGAGCAAAACAAGAACAagcgtgaaagcaagtggagaCGATGTGCACttgcacgagcagccaaactctctcccggtAACTCAAAAATATGCCACGATTGGCAccgctgtacaaccttgcagagcgctctgccacgcgctcgcgtgatgtagcacATAGGCACTGTCGCTGATGGCTGCTTTCCTTTCtgccaagaaaagaaaagaaacgggtTTCAGGATATCTTTTGGTATAATGCATTGAGGGTCATTCTCTGAAATTTGGATTTCTTTCTAAATGAATAGGATGCCTGTGTGATTCATTTCTTTAGTCAGGAGCCACAGCATGCAAGCTGAATAAGTTTAAAATATCGATGCATGCATTGGACTGAGTGTTGTGGGCAATTCAATGTAAGGTGGTTGCAAAAATGAAGTGCCAGCTTATATAGAGATGAACTTGTTGTAAATTGCATTCTGTTCCTTCActataaaggggccctgcgacacaagtTAAGCAAgtagttttcattgcttcttctcgaactgtgaaatgcaccgatatcgttgcgcgagtggcaacgccaaaaacaaagctgttataattttatttcaatggaCAAACCACATTGTTTTTGAACTAGTGTGACAATGGCTATTTTTGTGATTGGAAGTGATGCTCCTTCACGTGGGAGTGACGACATtggccgtgcgttttgattgggTTGACACGACAAGTCGcacgtaatattcatatggtcaCAGATAGTAAttagagcagctacaggggctagttggtgttgcatcttggaaattcgcgcttttttatcgtacgaggacggactgagtacatacacaaacacagagcgcagactaacaactgttttatttcaaggcattttcctcacatatatacccaagtgaaagcatcacaaaagcccgaagcaagataaaatattcaaatgggcatgcgcatgacatatgagttagtttgttcctatgaagtggatttcttttgaagaaagattaatggatggtgcgctgatacattcgtcggcatgtgcctgtgtcatcatgtaagattcggttataactcgttccattttatcgtgtacctgcgacaagattgtggttttctcgaaaagcggctcacatttacactgcaaaacatgtgttgctagatttcccggatgcgtgattagttgacagttatttcgatgttctcttaatcttgtatttaaacacctttccgtctgtccgacgtatctcCTACCGCATGTCAAAGGAATGTTGTAAACTACTTCCTTATTGCATTCCTTATTGTAAACTATTTCCTTATTGAATCTtacatgatgacacaggcacatgccgacgaatgtatcagcgcaccatccattaatcttccttcaaaagaaatccacttcataggaacaaactaactcatatgtcatgcgcatgcccatttgaatattttatcttgcttcgggtttttgtgatgctttcacttgggtatatatgtgaggaaaatgccttgaaataaaacagttgttagtctgcgctctgtgtttgtgtatgtactcagtccgtcctcgtacgataaaaaagcgcgaatttccaagtcACAGATAGGCCACACTACTGTGCACTAAAAATTATAAAAGCACTCTTTATACTTCCTCAGGTACAAAAGGATTTCCGTTTTTTAATGTGAAACTTTGGAAACAACTGCAAAACGACGCTAGAAACACTGCACAATGGCTACCACGAAGTGAGTCATCCAGTATGTCTCCGTAAGatgcgcgcggtgattggaaccagCCTTTGACgtcagtgggagagtgaaatgcgaaagggaacgtttttCCTCGTAGTCTCCTAGGGTTTCGAAGTTTGAAGGCTAATAACTTACATTACCATGCATTGATTTCGATAATTCTTTTTGTGTTCATCTCAGTATTCACCACTACACGTACTCCAGCGCTGCAGAATGCAGACGAAAaagcgtcgcagggcccctttaaagtgcgattctcctgtgcgtggttaaacaataaaaattttgttcaaaacgccgttgattgatgaaataaaccaacgaaagacgccagatgttttgtaaaagcaaaacgaaagaacgccagatgtttctaaagcaaaacgaaaagacgccagatgttttctaaagcaatggttttctaaacaatgaaaattcacagcgtacatgtaaaattaaagtgagctgcaagtcgtcataactcatcgaacctttagtataaacgcgcccgatctcacgtcggtgatgatgtactgggcagaattcacggaagattcacggtttaccgatgaccctccgcagcttcgcccactcatcatcattcactccgtggatatgctgtgatcttttttttatctcattagagtgtcatttcagcttCATTCCCTGcacgttcttttgtgctctcctcctcttcccccccccccccccctcttcccaccTCCGCTTtattctgttcgccagctgcgccaagggggaacacaaaggattggAGGGGGCACCAGAACTttgttcacaaagatggcggccacggtgacgtcaatgcaagctatgtatataCATTAGGAGGAAGGTGTGTGAGCATGCTTTTTCTTACATTGTCAAGGAAGGGTGTGTGCGCATCTTCTTTTGTGACACGAGTGTGGTATGCAAATGATTTATCTGCACCTGTTTCTAATAATGAGTCCAACGAAAGCAGTGATGCACTAAAGGGAATAAGTGAGGCAGTGGCATGTCCACCTTTTATTtcaattttatttctttatttgcagggGTAGAACATAACCTGAGTTACCAAAACTGATTCGATCCATAGCCGAAGGCTAGTTGTGggtccagtgaaaaaaaaatttataatAACGTTTACATCACAAGGAAAATACATCATGTACTTAAAATATTTTGATAGCATCATAGAATTTGCTCGAAAGCACAAGAAAGTGCGTCATGGGAAAAAGCATTTAGAATATTATTGATTTTTTATGTAAACATTAGAAAACACTAGTAAAGAATTTCTGGTGACAAGGTTGTAAGCATGGGGTGAGGAGTATGTTACATACCAAAATGCCTATTTGCATGTGCCATTAAGTGGCACTGTCACACAGAATGGATTGGACATATTTTTCACTATTTATTACTAAATTGCATATATACATGCTGTCTCATGTTTTCACATATGCCTAGCTTTTGCTGCTTTCATGACTTCTTGAATTCTCTGCTCGTACAAACTGTGAAAGCATACTTGTTCAGTTCATGCATGCATAAAGTGCTTATGCTTATTAATTGGCTATGAACTCTAGTCTGACATGCTGTAAAATGTGTTCCTGAAAAATTGTGTCTGGGACCTGTTTAATGATATTTACCATCTGACATTGTTAACAGCTACAACATAACTTATTACCATTACACTTTCCGGATTCACTTAGTGTACTATTATCGTCCCAGAAATTACTGCTACCAAAATGCAGGAATTTTCACACTGTGCTGCAGCACATTGTTATGtttcaaacttttttttattgttgtttatTCTACATTTTGCACCTGCTGCAATGTGTCATGTTCCTCATACCACAAAGGTCTCTCCTGCCGTGCACATATCAACTAGTATGGAGAAGCTGCAAGTGTTGCTTGTGGCTTTCCTTAAACAGCAAATTGTCTCTGCCTCCCTATACAAGGTATAAAGGTGTATTTTAATCTTGTTATAATGGTGTGATCTATTCATCTGTACAATTTTGCTGCTAAGCAGCTTTGTCTACTACATGGATTCCATCTTTGCAGCAGTAGTGTTTGGCAAAACAGATACACACCATTTGACTAATCAGCTGCAATGGATGTATTAGCAGCAGCCATTTTGAGGGCTAGTTATTGTCGAAGTCCCTTGTTTTAGCCTCTGAACAGCACCTAAGCCAGCAATATGAACACTTCGTGGTACAGAGATATGACACGAGTCCCACCATGTTGCCCTGAGATTTCTCAGCGCCATATGGGTACTGCCCAAATTGCTGCCCAAGCTTTTAGTGATGTTTCCATTCATATTTAAAATGTAAAATTTTGTAGCGAGGCTCCTCTGTACACAGTCTTAAAGGCGAAAGTTTTCTGCAGTTAGCCTTGATGCAAATTGAGCTGCGTGTATGAGGATCGGATGTCATGCCAAGTGGTCATCCTGATGTTTTGGACTTTAATTGATTATGTGCTATTACTTGAGAATTTATCTGCAATGAGCACCTGCATGCCAAGTAGTAATCCTTCCACAAAGGTGTAATCTGTGTAGTGGCTAAAG includes these proteins:
- the LOC119378989 gene encoding deoxynucleotidyltransferase terminal-interacting protein 1; the protein is MTSSMDGRRLKRCSSAATSSSLPGAAWPRNSSELFLSSAMASIIPEIRIYSPSDKGDDTSDSERSRITGDASDRKSAMLFRGSCEVFSGDSSNMVPWLNTFNMRPYNLSCLPSTMSYRPSCRSQSVAISRAKLGCITSSAKSLDVLRQNLQKSINREIDEILQRYLEKFFKPGLENVRINNGEHSISEQHIQAVCRQILEEAKKMYHGSYTRGNSPTSDYNIDSGRNSPSDLKLGRFLGKHAVTGRKRRDNSDSDSEASLQLVKKKKGRPPLHQGGVLSGRSTPCKLKADAVKREGPKWDPARLQPNSQFIMGAKANKALGLGATRGRLYIKHPEVFKYSGDQEDKQWLYEHNQMPATGGKAYMLLVEDIRELAETDEYRGSPGLMLDEIVGFSVPESMLAKMQAAMLAMRTDLPAGSRRRGPRPSGDPRHDDGSASPAEEPLGASPFGQGFEDVSPAASDVSATLEPPLTAPFELVLSP